CGGCTACATGCTCGTCGACATCCCACCCGCCAACGCCGCGGCCACCGCCCAGTCCAATGTCTACCTCTACAAGGACGGCACCCAGATCGTCCGCGACGGCGAGGTGAACCGCGAGAAAGTGAAGCTCGCGCAGGTTCCGCTGACGGTGCAGCACGCCGTACTCGCCGCCGAGGACCGGGAGTTCTACGCCGAGCGCGCCGTGGACCCCCAGGCGATGGTCCGCGCCGGCTGGAACACGCTGACCGGCAAGGGTAAACAGTCCGGCTCCACCATCACCCAGCAGTACGTCAAGAACTACTACCTGGGCCAGGAGCAGACCGTCTCCCGGAAGGCCAAGGAGTTCTTCATCGCGATCAAGCTCGGCCGCGAGCAGAGCAAGAGGGACATCCTCGAGGGCTATCTCAACACCAGCTACTTCGGACGCAACGCGTACGGCATCCAGGCCGCGGCCCAGGCGTACTACGGCAAGGGCATCGAGGACATCGACACCGCGAAGGGCGCCTACCTCGCCTCGCTCCTCAATGCCCCGAGCGCGTACGACGTCGCCACCCACCCCGAGAACACGGCCGGGGCCCTGGGCCGCTGGAACTATGTGCTCGACGGCATGGTCAAGGAGAAGTGGCTCAGCCCTGCCAACCGGGCGGCCATGAAGTTTCCCGTGCCGCAGAAGGTGAAGCCCCCGACGGGCCTCTCGGGCCAGCGCGGCTATATCGTCCAGGCCGTCGAGGACTACCTCACCAATAACAAGATCATCGACGAGAACACGCTGGCCACCGGCGGCTACCGGATCACCACCACGCTCGAGCCCGAGAAGCAGAAGGCCTTCGCCGAGGCCATCGACGACCAGGTGATGTCCAAGCTCGACAAGGGCCGCGAGGCCGACCGCAACGTCCGCGTCGGCGGCGCTTCCATCGACCCTGCCACCGGCAAGGTCGTCGCCATGTACGGCGGCGTCGACTACACCAAGCAGTACGTCAACAACGCCACCCGCCGCGACTACCAAGTCGGCTCCACCTTCAAGCCGTTCGTCTTCACCGCCGCCGTCCAGCACGAGGCCACCACCCAGGACGACCTGACCATCACCCCCAACACCGTCTACAGCGGAACCAACAGGCGCCTGGTGCGGGGCTGGAGCGGCAAGCCGTACAGCCCGGGCAACGAGGACGAGATCTCGTACGGCCCCATCACCGTGCGCACCGCCACCGACATGTCCGTCAACGCGGTCTACGCACAGATGGCCATGGACGTCGGCCCGGGCAAGGTCAGGCGGACCGCGGTCCGCCTCGGGATCCCCGAGAACACTCCGGACCTGACCGACTCCCCCTCCATCGCGCTGGGCCCGGCCACCGCCAGCGTCCTCGATATGACGGAGGCGTACGCGACCCTCGCCAACCACGGCAAGCACGGCACGTACACGCTGGTCGAGAAGGTCAGCAAGGACGGCGGGAATGTACCGGTCCCCAAGGCGGCCGCCAAGCGGGCCGTCAGCCGGGAGGCCGCCGACACGACGACATTGATCCTGCAGAGCGTGGTCGACGGCGGCACCGGCACCGCGGCCCAGTCCGCGGGCCGCCCGGCGGCGGGCAAGACCGGCACGGCGGAAGAGGACCAGGCCGCCTGGTTCGCGGGCTACACCCCGAACCTGGCGACGGTGGTCGCGGTGATGGGCCAGGACCCGGTCACGGGCGCGCACAAGCCGCTGTACGGGGCGCTGGGGCTGCCGCGGATCAACGGTGGCGGTGCGCCGGCGAAGATCTGGGGCCAGTTCACGCGCGAGGCGCTCCGGGGCACCGAGGCCGAGGAGTTCGACCTGGAGGTGCAGGAGGGTGCGGAAGAGGAGGAGCCCTCGGAGGAGCCCTCTGAGGAGCCTTCGGAGACCGAGGAGACGGGCGAATCGTCGGAGGAACCGTCCGAGACGCCGGAGGAACGGGAGGCGCAGGAGCCGGCCGAGGACCAGGACGAAAGCGAGGACGAGGACCGGACGAAGAGCTCGAGCGACGAAGAAACGGACACCGGCGGCGAGACCGAGGACGACACGGACACCGCCACGACCCGGAGGACGAGCGACGACGACGAGACGGACAGCGGCCGCACGGCCGAGGACGGATCACGCAGCAGGTTCTCCCGCACCCTCCGTCGTCAGTGACCCGAGGTCGCCTTCAGCCCCACCACGGCGACCAGCAGCAGACAGACGAAGAAGATCCGGGCGGCGGTCAGCGGCTCGTTCAGCACCAGCATGCCGACCACCGCCGCACCGGCCGCACCGATACCGACCCAGACTCCGTAGGCCGTACCGATCGGCAGGGTCCTGGCGGCGTGCGACAGCAGCACCATGCTCACGACGATTCCGAGCCCGGTGAACACGCTCGGCCACAGCCTGGTGAACCCGTCGGTGTACTTCATCCCGATCGACCAGCCGACCTCGAGCAGACCGGCGACAACAAGCAGAACCCAGGCCAACGACGACACCTCCGAGACGCGGACTTCAGTGGGTGCGTCGTCTTTGCCTGACCCGGTACGGCGCGTCTCGTCGGGGAGCACACAAACATAGCAAAGGCGACGTAAAGAGCCGATGAGAAAGGGCCGGCGACCTCTACCACCAGCGCTCTCCACCTACGCAAAAAGGGCCGGCGACGTCTGCCACCAGCCCTCTGCCCACGCCTTTGACCAGGCCTTTTGCGCTTCCTACAAGTACAGCCCGGTTGAATCCTCGGACCCCTGGAAACGGTCCGCGGCGACCGCGTGCAGATCGCGTTCCCGCATCAGTACGTACGCCACCCCGCGCACCTCGACCTCGGCGCGGTCCTCGGGGTCGTACAGCACCCGGTCGCCCGGCTCCACGGTCCGTACGTTCTGCCCCACCGCGACCACCCCGGCCCAGGCGAGGCGCCGGCCGACCGCGGCGGTCGCCGGAATGACGATGCCGCCACTGGAACGCCGCTCACCCTCCGGGATGTCGGTCCTCACCAGCACGCGGTCGTGCAGCATGCGGATGGGCAGCTTGTCATGGGTGGTGTTGTCGCTCACACCTCGAACCTACCTGCCTGGGACCGTTCCGTACGCCGCTGGGTCACGCCCGGCGCCTTCTCACCGACAAGGCGAGCACCCCCACAACCGCCACGGCCACCAGAGCCACCGGCACCAGCCGCTCCAGCCTCGGCCCGCCGTCCTCCGAGACGAACTGCGCCTT
This portion of the Streptomyces sp. NBC_01750 genome encodes:
- a CDS encoding DMT family transporter, translating into MAWVLLVVAGLLEVGWSIGMKYTDGFTRLWPSVFTGLGIVVSMVLLSHAARTLPIGTAYGVWVGIGAAGAAVVGMLVLNEPLTAARIFFVCLLLVAVVGLKATSGH
- a CDS encoding transglycosylase domain-containing protein — its product is MSEEQRQGWTPKDGTVVGLGLASAPGKKGKKAGAARTGRAGLRRAIPTWRSVLGTFLIVTLLMVGGFLAGYMLVDIPPANAAATAQSNVYLYKDGTQIVRDGEVNREKVKLAQVPLTVQHAVLAAEDREFYAERAVDPQAMVRAGWNTLTGKGKQSGSTITQQYVKNYYLGQEQTVSRKAKEFFIAIKLGREQSKRDILEGYLNTSYFGRNAYGIQAAAQAYYGKGIEDIDTAKGAYLASLLNAPSAYDVATHPENTAGALGRWNYVLDGMVKEKWLSPANRAAMKFPVPQKVKPPTGLSGQRGYIVQAVEDYLTNNKIIDENTLATGGYRITTTLEPEKQKAFAEAIDDQVMSKLDKGREADRNVRVGGASIDPATGKVVAMYGGVDYTKQYVNNATRRDYQVGSTFKPFVFTAAVQHEATTQDDLTITPNTVYSGTNRRLVRGWSGKPYSPGNEDEISYGPITVRTATDMSVNAVYAQMAMDVGPGKVRRTAVRLGIPENTPDLTDSPSIALGPATASVLDMTEAYATLANHGKHGTYTLVEKVSKDGGNVPVPKAAAKRAVSREAADTTTLILQSVVDGGTGTAAQSAGRPAAGKTGTAEEDQAAWFAGYTPNLATVVAVMGQDPVTGAHKPLYGALGLPRINGGGAPAKIWGQFTREALRGTEAEEFDLEVQEGAEEEEPSEEPSEEPSETEETGESSEEPSETPEEREAQEPAEDQDESEDEDRTKSSSDEETDTGGETEDDTDTATTRRTSDDDETDSGRTAEDGSRSRFSRTLRRQ
- a CDS encoding GroES family chaperonin, which translates into the protein MLHDRVLVRTDIPEGERRSSGGIVIPATAAVGRRLAWAGVVAVGQNVRTVEPGDRVLYDPEDRAEVEVRGVAYVLMRERDLHAVAADRFQGSEDSTGLYL